In Comamonadaceae bacterium OTU4NAUVB1, one DNA window encodes the following:
- a CDS encoding tripartite tricarboxylate transporter substrate binding protein — translation MNTSRRRIAGLLALSLFATTGLTGVPAAAQGAWPGDRPITWVVPYPPGGTTDILGRAIALRLGTSLGATVIVDNKAGATGVIGSAFVAKAAPDGHTLLGTSIGPQAIVPSLLAKMPYDPVKAFEPIVLIGTIPHVLIVGNAQPFKTVADLVGAAKAEPGAISFASGGSGTILQMQGELLRLQTGTRMTHVPYKGDTPAIQDVLAGHATFMFAPVAAALPHIQSGRLRALAVTSASRLKSMAATPTMGEAGFKDFVVEQWQAAYAPAGTPAAVVQRLNTDIVRILKDAEVVAMADKLGVSLVGGTPAQLADTQKSDLAKWARVIKDADIKAD, via the coding sequence ATGAACACGTCGCGCCGCCGCATCGCCGGCCTCCTGGCCCTCTCGCTGTTCGCCACGACCGGACTGACCGGCGTGCCCGCCGCCGCGCAGGGCGCCTGGCCGGGCGACCGGCCCATCACCTGGGTCGTTCCCTATCCGCCGGGTGGCACCACCGACATCCTCGGCCGCGCGATCGCGTTGCGCCTGGGCACGTCGCTGGGCGCCACGGTGATCGTCGACAACAAGGCCGGCGCCACCGGCGTCATCGGCTCGGCGTTCGTCGCCAAGGCCGCGCCGGACGGCCATACCTTGCTGGGCACCTCGATCGGGCCCCAGGCCATCGTGCCGAGCCTGCTGGCGAAGATGCCCTACGACCCGGTCAAGGCGTTCGAGCCGATCGTCCTGATCGGCACCATCCCCCACGTGCTGATCGTCGGCAACGCGCAGCCTTTCAAGACCGTCGCCGATCTGGTGGGCGCCGCCAAGGCCGAGCCCGGTGCGATCTCGTTCGCTTCCGGCGGCAGCGGCACCATCCTGCAGATGCAGGGCGAACTGCTGCGCCTGCAGACCGGCACCCGCATGACCCACGTGCCCTACAAGGGCGACACCCCGGCCATCCAGGACGTGCTCGCCGGCCACGCCACCTTCATGTTCGCTCCCGTGGCGGCGGCGTTGCCGCACATCCAGAGCGGCCGGCTGCGCGCGCTGGCCGTGACGTCGGCATCCCGCCTGAAGTCCATGGCCGCCACGCCCACGATGGGGGAGGCCGGCTTCAAGGACTTCGTCGTCGAGCAATGGCAGGCGGCCTATGCGCCGGCCGGCACGCCCGCCGCCGTGGTGCAGCGTCTGAACACCGACATCGTGCGCATCCTGAAGGACGCCGAAGTGGTCGCCATGGCCGACAAGCTGGGCGTCTCGCTGGTCGGTGGCACGCCCGCGCAGCTCGCCGACACCCAGAAGTCCGACCTGGCCAAGTGGGCCCGCGTCATCAAGGACGCCGACATCAAGGCGGACTGA
- a CDS encoding hydroxyacid dehydrogenase, protein MTSDTILVTEARLHPDAVELLRAHRLVYTGAKFTQDALVALCERERPVAILARYGRIDRRVLAASPRLRVVSRHGVGLDAIDQVAARALGIAVRAALGSNSQAVAEHALGLMLACARRIAWLDRRMHDGHWDKPGYLGLELAGATLGVVGCGAIGARVARFARAIGMRVLVADPFVPASELPEGAIATGLDDLLAASDIVSLHCPLDDATRGLLDARRLGLLRRGAIVVNTARAGLFDEADMHRRLRADELQLGLDCFADEPLAADSPWLAMPNVVLTPHVGGTTDGGLRGMAVGAARNLLEALAGPA, encoded by the coding sequence ATGACCTCCGACACCATCCTCGTCACCGAAGCCCGGCTGCATCCCGACGCCGTCGAACTCCTGCGCGCGCACCGCCTGGTCTACACCGGCGCCAAATTCACCCAGGACGCGCTGGTGGCGCTGTGCGAGCGCGAGCGGCCCGTCGCCATCCTGGCGCGCTACGGGCGCATCGACCGCCGCGTGCTCGCGGCCTCGCCCCGGCTGCGGGTGGTCTCGCGCCACGGCGTCGGGCTGGACGCGATCGATCAGGTGGCCGCGCGCGCGCTGGGCATCGCGGTGCGGGCGGCGCTCGGCTCCAACAGCCAGGCCGTCGCCGAGCACGCGCTGGGCCTGATGCTGGCCTGCGCCCGCCGCATCGCCTGGCTGGACCGGCGCATGCACGACGGCCACTGGGACAAGCCGGGCTACCTGGGCCTGGAACTCGCCGGGGCGACGCTGGGCGTGGTGGGCTGCGGCGCGATCGGCGCGCGCGTGGCGCGCTTCGCGCGGGCGATCGGCATGCGGGTGCTGGTGGCCGATCCCTTCGTGCCGGCGTCCGAATTGCCCGAGGGCGCGATCGCCACCGGACTGGACGACCTGCTGGCCGCCAGCGACATCGTCTCGCTGCACTGCCCGCTGGACGACGCCACCCGGGGCCTGCTGGACGCGCGGCGCCTGGGCCTGCTGCGCCGGGGCGCCATCGTCGTCAACACCGCGCGCGCCGGCCTGTTCGACGAGGCCGACATGCACCGGCGCCTGCGCGCGGACGAACTTCAACTCGGCCTCGACTGCTTCGCCGACGAGCCGCTGGCGGCGGACTCGCCCTGGCTGGCGATGCCCAACGTCGTGCTGACGCCGCACGTGGGCGGCACCACCGACGGCGGCCTGCGCGGCATGGCCGTGGGCGCGGCGCGCAACCTCCTCGAGGCGCTCGCGGGCCCGGCGTGA
- a CDS encoding tripartite tricarboxylate transporter substrate binding protein: protein MKTSTPRLRRALSALALTFATTLAAAQAFPSKPITLVVPFPPGGSSDVLARSLGTALSQRLGQPVIVESRPGAGATLGADFVAKARPDGHTLLMGAVHHTIATSVYRKLPYDFETSFAPITTVALVPNVLVVNAKSPATDVQGLIALAKASPGRLSYGSNGNGTVQHLIGTRFAQQAGVALLHVPYKGSAPLTTDLLGGQVDMSFDTLTPLVPHLAGGKLRALAVTTAKRSGALPDVPTLAESGLAGFDQGTWFGILAPAATPRDIVGKLNAEMVAVIQSPDFRKRMEEIGAEPVADTPALMAERIRDDTARYARLVKEAKVAID, encoded by the coding sequence ATGAAGACATCGACCCCGCGCCTGCGCCGGGCGCTGAGCGCGCTCGCCCTGACGTTCGCCACCACGCTGGCCGCCGCCCAGGCGTTTCCCTCCAAGCCCATCACGCTGGTCGTGCCGTTCCCGCCGGGCGGTAGTTCCGACGTGCTGGCCCGCTCGCTCGGCACCGCCCTGTCGCAGCGCCTGGGCCAGCCGGTGATCGTGGAGAGCCGGCCCGGCGCCGGCGCCACGCTCGGCGCCGACTTCGTCGCCAAGGCCCGGCCCGACGGCCACACCCTGCTCATGGGCGCGGTGCATCACACCATCGCCACCAGCGTGTACAGGAAGCTGCCCTACGACTTCGAGACGAGCTTCGCGCCAATCACCACCGTGGCGCTGGTGCCCAACGTGCTGGTGGTCAACGCGAAGTCGCCGGCCACCGACGTGCAGGGCCTGATCGCACTGGCCAAGGCGTCGCCGGGCCGGCTGTCCTACGGCTCCAACGGCAACGGCACGGTGCAGCACCTGATCGGCACGCGGTTCGCGCAGCAGGCCGGCGTCGCGCTGCTGCACGTGCCCTACAAGGGCAGCGCGCCGCTGACCACCGACCTGCTCGGCGGTCAGGTCGACATGTCCTTCGACACCCTCACGCCGCTGGTGCCCCACCTCGCGGGCGGCAAGCTGCGCGCCCTGGCCGTCACCACCGCCAAACGCTCCGGCGCCCTGCCCGACGTGCCGACGCTGGCCGAGTCCGGGCTGGCCGGCTTCGACCAGGGCACGTGGTTCGGCATCCTCGCCCCGGCGGCGACGCCCCGCGACATCGTCGGGAAGCTCAACGCCGAGATGGTCGCGGTCATCCAGTCGCCGGATTTCAGGAAGCGCATGGAGGAGATCGGCGCCGAGCCGGTGGCCGACACGCCGGCGCTGATGGCCGAGCGCATCCGGGACGACACCGCCCGCTACGCCAGGCTGGTCAAGGAGGCGAAGGTCGCGATCGACTGA
- a CDS encoding LysR family transcriptional regulator, which produces MTTGIQPGELGFFSTLAACGSLSAAGRELGISTAAVSKRLSQMEARAGVSLVTRSTRRMGLTPEGEVFVAHARRILAEIDDLNELLGQSRRAPQGLLRVNATLGFGRTHVAPIISRFARLHPEVDVQLQLSVNPPAPTDDAYDVCVRFGEPPDGRVVARRVAGNRRLLCAAPAYLARHGTPRVPNDLVRHNCIGIRQGDEAYGLWRLTTGTGSKARTEAVKTRGSLTTNDGEIAVAWALDGHGILMRAEWDIERHLRSGRLVAVLENHRSPEADIYAVYPQRHQLSARVRAFVDALAAGLARPAPR; this is translated from the coding sequence ATGACCACGGGCATCCAGCCGGGCGAACTCGGCTTCTTCTCGACCCTGGCGGCCTGCGGCAGCCTGAGCGCGGCGGGGCGCGAGCTCGGCATCTCGACGGCGGCGGTGAGCAAGCGGCTCTCGCAGATGGAGGCCCGCGCGGGCGTGTCGCTGGTCACGCGCAGCACCCGCCGCATGGGCCTCACGCCCGAGGGCGAGGTGTTCGTGGCGCACGCCCGGCGCATCCTGGCGGAGATCGACGACCTCAACGAACTGCTGGGCCAGTCGCGCCGCGCGCCGCAGGGGCTGCTGCGCGTCAACGCGACGCTGGGTTTCGGGCGCACGCACGTCGCGCCGATCATCTCGCGCTTCGCGCGGCTGCATCCGGAGGTGGACGTGCAGCTGCAGCTGTCGGTGAATCCACCGGCGCCGACCGACGACGCCTACGACGTCTGCGTGCGCTTCGGCGAGCCGCCCGACGGCCGCGTGGTCGCCCGCCGGGTGGCCGGCAACCGGCGCCTGCTGTGCGCCGCGCCGGCCTACCTGGCGCGGCACGGCACGCCCCGGGTGCCCAACGACCTCGTCCGCCACAACTGCATCGGCATCCGGCAGGGCGACGAGGCCTACGGCCTGTGGCGCCTGACCACCGGCACCGGGAGCAAGGCGCGCACCGAGGCGGTCAAGACGCGCGGCAGCCTGACCACCAACGACGGCGAGATCGCCGTGGCCTGGGCCCTCGACGGCCACGGCATCCTGATGCGCGCCGAGTGGGACATCGAACGCCACCTGCGCAGCGGCCGGCTGGTGGCGGTGCTGGAAAACCACCGCTCGCCCGAAGCCGACATCTATGCCGTCTACCCGCAGCGCCACCAGCTGTCGGCGCGCGTGCGCGCCTTCGTCGACGCGCTCGCCGCCGGACTGGCGCGCCCGGCGCCACGCTAA
- a CDS encoding amidohydrolase family protein: MTHAATHPAPDAAPVPHSAGVRRPSRALPADACDCHMHVFDPRFAPSAHWPRTPPLADVAAYRLLQRRLGTGRAVVVTPSTYGTDNRCTLDALAALGPRARGVAVVAHDVDAAELTRLAGRGVRGLRVNFVSPQSWGTTTPAMLRTLAAKAAPLGWHLQVFASAAQLVALEPVLARLPLPLVVDHLGRIDPRPGIDGEAFATLRRLLDAGRTWVKLSGAYMGSAEGAPAYGDRAPLGRALLRAAPQRLVWGSDWPHTTEPAGSVDDADLVDLLRDWCGDDRRMDAILVDNPAVLYGFDMLPTSS, from the coding sequence ATGACCCACGCCGCGACCCATCCCGCGCCCGATGCCGCGCCCGTCCCGCACTCCGCCGGCGTCCGGCGGCCGTCGCGCGCGTTGCCGGCGGACGCCTGCGACTGCCACATGCACGTCTTCGACCCGCGCTTCGCGCCGTCCGCGCACTGGCCGCGCACGCCGCCGCTGGCCGACGTGGCCGCCTACCGCCTGCTGCAGCGGCGCCTGGGCACCGGCCGGGCGGTGGTGGTGACGCCCTCGACCTACGGCACCGACAACCGCTGCACGCTCGACGCCCTGGCCGCCCTGGGCCCGCGGGCGCGCGGCGTCGCGGTGGTCGCGCACGACGTGGACGCGGCCGAGCTGACGCGGCTGGCGGGGCGGGGCGTGCGCGGCCTGCGGGTCAACTTCGTCTCGCCGCAGTCCTGGGGCACCACCACGCCGGCGATGCTGCGGACCCTGGCGGCCAAGGCGGCGCCGCTGGGCTGGCACCTCCAGGTGTTCGCGTCGGCGGCGCAGCTGGTCGCGCTCGAACCCGTGCTGGCACGCCTGCCGCTGCCGCTGGTGGTCGACCACCTGGGGCGCATCGACCCCCGGCCGGGCATCGACGGCGAGGCCTTCGCCACGCTGCGCCGGCTGCTGGACGCCGGCCGCACCTGGGTCAAGCTCTCGGGCGCCTACATGGGCTCGGCCGAGGGCGCGCCCGCCTACGGCGACCGGGCCCCGCTCGGCCGCGCCCTGCTGCGCGCGGCGCCGCAGCGCCTGGTCTGGGGCAGCGACTGGCCGCACACCACCGAGCCGGCCGGCAGCGTCGACGACGCCGACCTGGTCGACCTGCTGCGCGACTGGTGCGGCGACGATCGGCGGATGGACGCGATCCTGGTCGACAACCCCGCCGTGCTCTACGGTTTCGACATGCTTCCCACCTCATCCTGA
- a CDS encoding tartrate dehydrogenase, giving the protein MKTYRIATIPGDGIGKEVVPAGREVLEALAAGSSTFEFDFEDFAWGGDWFRAHGEMMPADGLDALRDKDAILFGSAGDPHIPDHVTLWGLRLKICQGFDQYANVRPTRILPGIDGPLKRCGPDDLNWVIVRENSEGEYSGVGGRVHQGHPIEAACDVSMMTRVGVERILRYAFELAQSRPRKLLTVVTKSNAQRHAMVMWDQIAGEVARDFPDVAWDKELVDAATARMVNKPATLDTIVATNLHADILSDLAAALAGSLGIAPTGNIDPQRRYPSMFEPIHGSAFDIMGKGLANPVGTFWSVVMLLEHLGETEAARQVMAAIERVTADPALHTGDLGGTATTAQVTRAVCARLADDGRTGQRQAA; this is encoded by the coding sequence ATGAAGACCTACAGGATCGCGACCATCCCCGGCGACGGCATCGGCAAGGAGGTCGTGCCCGCCGGACGCGAGGTGCTCGAGGCGCTGGCCGCCGGCAGCAGCACGTTCGAGTTCGACTTCGAGGACTTCGCCTGGGGCGGCGACTGGTTCCGCGCCCACGGCGAGATGATGCCCGCCGACGGCCTGGACGCCCTGCGCGACAAGGACGCCATCCTCTTCGGCTCGGCCGGCGACCCCCACATCCCCGACCACGTCACCCTCTGGGGCCTGCGCCTGAAGATCTGCCAGGGCTTCGACCAGTACGCCAACGTGCGTCCCACGCGCATCCTGCCGGGCATCGACGGCCCGCTCAAGCGCTGCGGCCCCGACGACCTGAACTGGGTCATCGTGCGAGAGAACTCGGAAGGCGAGTACTCCGGCGTGGGCGGCCGCGTCCACCAGGGCCACCCGATCGAGGCCGCCTGCGACGTCTCCATGATGACCCGCGTCGGTGTCGAGCGCATCCTCCGCTACGCCTTCGAGCTGGCACAGTCGCGGCCCCGCAAGCTGCTGACCGTCGTCACCAAGAGCAACGCCCAGCGCCACGCGATGGTGATGTGGGACCAGATCGCCGGCGAGGTCGCCAGGGACTTCCCCGACGTCGCCTGGGACAAGGAGCTGGTCGACGCGGCCACCGCGCGCATGGTCAACAAGCCCGCCACGCTCGACACCATCGTCGCGACCAACCTGCACGCGGACATCCTCTCGGACCTGGCCGCCGCGCTGGCCGGCAGCCTGGGCATCGCGCCCACGGGCAACATCGATCCGCAGCGCCGCTACCCGAGCATGTTCGAGCCGATCCACGGCTCGGCCTTCGACATCATGGGCAAGGGCCTGGCCAACCCGGTGGGCACCTTCTGGTCGGTGGTGATGCTGCTGGAGCACCTGGGCGAGACCGAGGCCGCAAGGCAGGTCATGGCCGCCATCGAGCGCGTGACGGCCGACCCCGCGCTGCACACCGGCGACCTCGGCGGCACCGCCACCACCGCGCAGGTCACCCGCGCCGTGTGCGCCCGGCTCGCCGACGACGGCCGCACCGGGCAGCGCCAGGCCGCCTGA
- a CDS encoding RraA family protein, giving the protein MSASQLPDIVRDFERVPAALVAQAAQLQPAILADVAGRRGAMHGRIQALRPRMKLAGTAFTVEVRPGDNLMIHAAIALAKPGDVLVIDGKGDQTSALMGTIMMTACQKLGIAGVVMDGACRDSLEIDEMDYPVFSVGTNPNGPTKNVGGRIGHPVTVGGVTVHPGDFVIADGDGVVVVEREKLAALLPLAEKKVKDEAARIAAIKEGDTAAKWLGAALRSAGVLKEGETL; this is encoded by the coding sequence ATGTCCGCCTCCCAACTCCCCGACATCGTCCGTGACTTCGAACGCGTGCCCGCCGCCCTCGTGGCGCAGGCCGCGCAGCTGCAACCCGCCATCCTGGCCGACGTCGCCGGCCGGCGCGGCGCGATGCACGGGCGCATCCAGGCGCTGCGTCCGCGCATGAAGCTCGCCGGCACCGCCTTCACGGTCGAGGTGCGCCCGGGCGACAACCTGATGATCCACGCGGCCATCGCGCTGGCCAAGCCGGGCGACGTGCTGGTCATCGACGGCAAGGGCGACCAGACCTCCGCGCTGATGGGCACCATCATGATGACGGCCTGCCAGAAGCTCGGCATCGCCGGCGTGGTGATGGACGGCGCCTGCCGCGACAGCCTGGAGATCGACGAGATGGACTACCCGGTCTTCTCCGTGGGCACCAACCCCAACGGCCCGACCAAGAACGTCGGCGGGCGCATCGGCCATCCGGTGACGGTCGGCGGCGTGACGGTGCACCCGGGCGATTTCGTCATCGCCGACGGCGACGGCGTGGTGGTGGTCGAGCGCGAGAAGCTCGCCGCGCTGCTGCCCCTGGCCGAGAAGAAGGTCAAGGACGAGGCCGCGCGCATCGCCGCCATCAAGGAAGGCGACACCGCCGCCAAGTGGCTCGGCGCCGCCCTGCGCTCGGCCGGCGTGCTCAAGGAAGGGGAGACGCTGTGA
- a CDS encoding tripartite tricarboxylate transporter substrate binding protein — protein MKKLLKTLLLACAVAAGAAQAAFPERTVTLVVPYAPGGAADAIARQLAVRMGARLGTSVIVDNKPGASGTIGEAFVARAPADGYTVLYDATPFSINPALYARLPFNDKSFQPLALVSLSPNVLIVRKDSPIRDQQDLIARAKAQPGKLTFASGGSGTVQRLAAELYRQGLGLDLLHVPYKSGGPAISDVMGGQVDFMFGTLAASNPLVASGKLRALAISSPKRSPLLAEVPTVAETVLPGYEAYEWNGLLLPAGTPEPVVRRLHQAVVESLRDDELRTRLGEMGAQPVGSTPAEFAAFLQKEAAKWSDVVRKGDIKVD, from the coding sequence ATGAAAAAGCTCCTCAAGACCCTGCTGCTGGCCTGCGCCGTGGCCGCCGGCGCCGCCCAGGCGGCGTTCCCCGAACGCACCGTCACCCTGGTCGTGCCCTACGCCCCCGGCGGCGCGGCCGACGCCATCGCCCGCCAGCTGGCGGTGCGCATGGGCGCCCGGCTGGGCACCAGCGTGATCGTCGACAACAAGCCCGGGGCCAGCGGCACCATCGGCGAGGCCTTCGTGGCGCGCGCCCCGGCCGACGGCTACACCGTGCTCTACGACGCCACGCCGTTCTCCATCAACCCGGCGCTCTACGCCAGGCTGCCGTTCAACGACAAGAGCTTCCAGCCGCTGGCGCTGGTCTCGCTCTCGCCCAACGTGCTGATCGTGCGCAAGGACTCGCCGATCCGCGACCAGCAGGACCTGATCGCGCGCGCCAAGGCCCAACCCGGCAAGCTCACCTTCGCCTCCGGCGGCAGCGGCACGGTGCAGCGCCTGGCCGCCGAGCTCTACCGCCAGGGCCTGGGGCTGGACCTGCTGCACGTGCCCTACAAGAGCGGCGGTCCGGCGATCTCCGACGTGATGGGCGGACAGGTCGACTTCATGTTCGGCACCCTGGCGGCGAGCAACCCGCTGGTGGCCTCGGGCAAGCTGCGCGCGTTGGCGATCTCCTCGCCCAAGCGCTCGCCCCTGCTGGCGGAGGTGCCCACCGTCGCGGAGACCGTGCTGCCCGGCTACGAGGCCTACGAGTGGAACGGCCTGCTGCTGCCGGCCGGCACCCCCGAGCCGGTGGTGCGGCGTCTGCACCAGGCGGTGGTCGAATCGCTGCGCGACGACGAACTCAGAACGCGCCTGGGCGAGATGGGCGCGCAGCCCGTGGGCAGCACGCCGGCCGAGTTCGCAGCGTTCCTGCAGAAGGAGGCCGCCAAGTGGTCGGACGTGGTCCGCAAGGGCGACATCAAGGTCGACTGA
- a CDS encoding tripartite tricarboxylate transporter substrate binding protein — MHIRHRIRPALIAAGTAVIATLASAQPAASTQPIRLVVGFSAGGPTDVVARAFADFAGRALGQPVIVDNKPGANTILAAEAVAAAPADGRTLLLGATNHTMIPALYAARVKFDALRSFAPICTLAISPTVLVVGPSMPAKTLDEFLRDVRARPGERTYATPGSGSSGHFASEQFTRLTGTRMNHIPYKGAAQAVTDLMGGQVDASFATLGSVLPQVQTGKLRALAVAAPRRSALLPQVPTFEESGVKGYSADAWYGLLAPAGTPADVVERLTRVAKDFAAAPATAEKLRGLGMQASGTCGDAFARQLDTEVKGATRTARELDLKVE, encoded by the coding sequence ATGCATATCCGCCATCGGATCCGACCCGCGCTGATCGCCGCCGGCACGGCCGTGATCGCCACCCTCGCGTCCGCCCAGCCGGCGGCGTCGACCCAGCCCATCCGCCTGGTGGTGGGCTTCTCCGCCGGCGGACCCACCGACGTGGTGGCGCGCGCCTTCGCGGACTTCGCCGGACGCGCGCTCGGGCAGCCGGTGATCGTCGACAACAAGCCCGGCGCCAACACCATCCTGGCGGCCGAGGCGGTGGCCGCGGCGCCGGCCGACGGCCGCACGCTGCTGCTGGGCGCCACCAACCACACCATGATCCCGGCGCTCTACGCCGCGCGCGTCAAGTTCGACGCGCTGCGTTCCTTCGCGCCGATCTGCACGCTGGCGATCAGCCCGACGGTGCTGGTGGTCGGGCCGTCGATGCCGGCGAAGACCCTGGACGAGTTCCTGCGCGACGTGCGCGCGCGTCCCGGGGAGCGCACCTACGCGACGCCCGGCAGCGGGAGCAGCGGCCACTTCGCCAGCGAGCAGTTCACCCGGCTGACCGGCACGCGGATGAACCACATCCCCTACAAGGGCGCCGCCCAGGCGGTGACCGACCTGATGGGCGGTCAGGTCGACGCCTCCTTCGCCACGCTGGGCTCGGTGCTGCCGCAGGTGCAGACCGGCAAGCTGCGCGCGCTGGCGGTGGCCGCGCCGCGGCGCTCGGCCCTGCTGCCACAGGTGCCGACCTTCGAGGAGTCGGGCGTCAAGGGCTATTCGGCCGATGCCTGGTACGGCCTGCTGGCGCCGGCGGGCACGCCGGCCGACGTGGTCGAGCGTCTGACACGCGTGGCGAAGGACTTCGCCGCCGCCCCGGCGACCGCCGAGAAGCTGCGCGGCCTGGGCATGCAGGCGAGCGGCACGTGCGGTGACGCCTTCGCCCGCCAGCTCGACACCGAGGTCAAGGGCGCCACGCGCACCGCGCGGGAACTCGACCTCAAGGTCGAGTGA
- a CDS encoding SMP-30/gluconolactonase/LRE family protein: MFLTNPPRVVDLQPFARLPDRFRQRQHSDWSRANRGGHPTDSFLEGPVADDHGNLYVSDIPFGRVFRIDAAGDWSQVAEYDGEPNGMKLLDDATLLITDYRHGLMRLDIASGRVEPFLERRNSERFKGVNDLVFDAAGNLYFTDQGQTGLHDPTGRLYRLRPSGQLDLLLANVPSPNGVALSPDQKVLYLAVTRGNCVWRVPLLADGSVAKVSQFFTSHGPSGPDGLAVDRDGRLLVANPGLGCVWVLNARAEPELVLRGAPGASLTNLAFGGAGREVLHVTDSTHGTVLRAEPGVAGLPLDRAAARTAPTSP, translated from the coding sequence ATGTTCCTGACGAACCCCCCGCGCGTGGTCGATCTGCAACCCTTCGCCCGCCTGCCGGACCGCTTCCGCCAGCGCCAGCACAGCGACTGGAGCCGCGCCAACCGGGGCGGCCACCCCACCGATTCGTTCCTCGAAGGACCGGTGGCCGACGACCACGGCAACCTCTACGTGAGCGACATCCCCTTCGGCCGCGTCTTCCGCATCGATGCCGCCGGCGACTGGTCGCAGGTGGCCGAGTACGACGGCGAGCCCAACGGCATGAAGCTGCTCGACGACGCCACGCTGCTGATCACCGACTACCGCCACGGGCTGATGCGGCTGGACATCGCCAGCGGCCGCGTCGAGCCGTTCCTGGAGCGCCGCAACAGCGAGCGCTTCAAGGGCGTCAACGACCTGGTCTTCGACGCCGCGGGCAACCTCTACTTCACCGACCAGGGCCAGACCGGACTGCACGACCCGACCGGCCGCCTCTACCGCCTGCGTCCCTCCGGCCAGCTCGACCTGCTGCTGGCCAACGTGCCCAGTCCCAACGGCGTGGCGCTGTCGCCGGACCAGAAGGTGCTGTATCTGGCGGTGACGCGCGGCAACTGCGTCTGGCGCGTGCCGCTGCTGGCCGACGGCAGCGTCGCCAAGGTGAGCCAGTTCTTCACCTCGCACGGTCCGAGCGGGCCGGACGGTCTGGCGGTCGACCGCGACGGCCGCCTGCTGGTGGCCAACCCCGGACTGGGCTGCGTCTGGGTGCTGAACGCGCGCGCCGAGCCCGAACTGGTGCTGCGCGGCGCGCCCGGCGCCTCCCTCACCAACCTGGCCTTCGGCGGCGCCGGACGCGAGGTCCTCCACGTCACCGATTCCACCCACGGCACGGTGCTGCGCGCCGAGCCCGGTGTCGCCGGCCTGCCGCTGGACCGCGCCGCCGCGCGCACCGCCCCGACCTCGCCATGA
- a CDS encoding 3-phosphoglycerate dehydrogenase: MSGGTVLVTGADLAPQALALLEGFEMVYAGRTPSTDDIVDLCRRHDPVAIIVRYSGVGAAAMDAAPSLRVIAKHGSGTDTIDKVAARERGIAVLAAVGANAAAVAEQALALLLACAKSVVALDARMHAGHWDKATHKSVELGGRTVGLVGLGAIGLKFARMADALGMRVIGFDPFAKDLPEYVHGVDLETIWREADAISLHCPLTEENRRLLDAGTLAKCRRGVIVVNTARGGLIDEDALLAAVRSGQVMSAGLDSFAVEPLAADNVFKGQPGFVLSPHIGGVTGDAYVNMGVAAARNVRSVLQGATSSAAA, translated from the coding sequence GTGAGCGGCGGCACCGTCCTGGTCACCGGCGCCGACCTCGCGCCGCAGGCCCTGGCCCTGCTCGAAGGCTTCGAGATGGTCTATGCCGGCAGGACGCCGAGCACGGACGACATCGTCGACCTGTGCCGCCGGCACGACCCGGTCGCGATCATCGTGCGCTACAGCGGCGTCGGCGCCGCCGCCATGGACGCGGCGCCGTCGCTCAGGGTGATCGCCAAGCACGGCAGCGGCACCGACACCATCGACAAGGTCGCCGCCAGGGAACGCGGCATCGCGGTGCTCGCCGCCGTGGGCGCCAACGCCGCAGCCGTCGCCGAACAGGCGCTGGCGCTGCTGCTGGCCTGCGCCAAGTCGGTGGTGGCGCTGGACGCGCGCATGCACGCCGGCCACTGGGACAAGGCCACCCACAAGAGCGTCGAGCTCGGCGGCCGCACGGTCGGCCTGGTGGGCCTGGGCGCCATCGGCCTGAAGTTCGCGCGCATGGCCGATGCCCTGGGCATGCGCGTGATCGGCTTCGATCCGTTCGCGAAGGACCTGCCGGAGTACGTGCACGGCGTCGACCTGGAGACCATCTGGCGCGAGGCCGACGCGATCTCGCTGCACTGCCCGCTGACCGAGGAGAACCGCCGGCTGCTCGACGCCGGCACGCTGGCGAAATGCAGGCGCGGCGTGATCGTGGTGAACACCGCGCGCGGCGGCCTGATCGACGAGGACGCGCTGCTCGCGGCGGTGCGTTCGGGCCAGGTGATGAGCGCCGGGCTCGACAGCTTCGCGGTCGAGCCGCTGGCGGCGGACAACGTCTTCAAGGGCCAGCCGGGCTTCGTCCTGAGCCCGCACATCGGCGGCGTGACGGGCGACGCCTACGTGAACATGGGCGTCGCCGCCGCGCGCAACGTGCGCTCGGTGCTCCAGGGCGCGACGTCCAGCGCCGCCGCCTGA